In Eubacteriales bacterium mix99, the DNA window ACAATTAACAAAGGGATGTCATTTTCTATCGATAAAAGTATAAACTTATTCCATACTAAGCTTTTCATTTTTAGTTGTAAGCGTCTAGTAAGTCAGCGGATAGACTTCCCAATGTCAGGCAATATGAAAGACATGTTCATCCTTCAGTCCCAACAGTTCAATCACTACGGGCAGATTCCGGAAGGTGCGGCTGAGAGCTTTGGGCTTATGACTGTCGGATCCGCAATAAAACTTGCATCCGGTGTCCCGGGCAGCCCGATAAATCTTCAGATGTTCGTTTTCGTGTTGTCGCCAGTTTCCACTGAAGGAAGAGCTGTTTAATTCGATACCGGCACCTTTGTCGGCAAATGTTTTCATGGCACTGGCAAGTCTTTCCGGATCCATTGCACGATAAACATCCGCTTCATTTCCCTCCCTGAAGACCAGGGAGCAGGTCGGATGAGCAATTCCTATTTTATGCCATGGAAGAGGCAGCTTCGCCACTTCTTCCATCCGGGTAAGCAAAAGATCCGCTATTTTTTCCGGCGTATCATAACTGGAAGGACGCACAAAGTCTACCATATGAAAATGATTCAACGGAACAATAATAAAATCAAACAGATCAAAGTGTTCGGGAGACAATCCCAGTTTTGTGCCGCCGAGGTATTCTGTCTCACACCCAAACAGGACCCGTGGGTTTTCGCCCTTCGGCAATGGCAGGGACTGCTGGATATGAGCTATATTCTGCGGCCTGTACCAGGCGGATGCACCGGGCGCAGAGTCGTCCCACAGGTGATCTGTAATGCAGATGGTATGCATACCATTTTGCCGGGCAAATCTAGTTATGTTTTCCACTGTTTGCTCTGGATCGCCACTGCATGTGGACAGGTGGGTATGGATATGATAATCATGATCTATTGAAAACATGGCACTCTCCTCTGGATGTTTTTTAGCCGGGTCACTTTGTTGTTGTGACCCGATGACCTCTTCAGTATATCAACAAGCAGAATAATGTAAAGCGGAATAACTGCTTGAATATACGGAAAAAGTTCAGAGACAGCAGATTGCCGCGGCAGTACACGTGGATAGCGTATAAATAAAAGAATTTCTGTGCCATCACTGAGGAAGGTATATCATATAGAAAATAAAAGAATTGTACTATGATTTCTTGATAATAATTTCGAAAATTTTAATCATATCAAAAATAAATAGTTGATAATTTATTACAGTTATGATATGATTCTTTGTGTGGATCATGTGAGTATATAAACGCTGAGTGATCAAATTTGCGGGTCAAATTGCTTAAGGGGGTTCGGCGAATGTTCCTGCTGAAAAATGAATTTCTGGAAGCGAAGTTTAATCAAAAGGGTGCGCTCATCTATCTAAAGGACACCAAAAATAATACAGACAACGTAATCTCCTGCCCTGCGGAAAACAGTTTCAAACTTGTCTTTCAGAAAGGAGATAATTGGGAGAATACGGTATTAGCAGGAGAACAATCCTTTCAGACAAGGCAAAGTGGCAGCAGACTGGAGTTTTCTGCTGATCGGGTATCTGCCGGAGGCCATGTATTTGAAATCAGCATAAAACTGATTGTTACGCTCAGGGAAGAGGATCTGTTATTCGATGCGGAGATAATCAATTGCGAAGAAGCTCTTGTCACGGATTTTGAATATCCGAATATCGGTGCGATAAAGTCCTTGTCCGGCGGCCAACCGGATTTGTTATGGCCGAATCAAAGCGGAGAAAAATGTATCCGTATCGGTGAATATCTGTCAAATAAGAAAGACAGCAGGGAAGCACATGCAAACGTTCTGGCATTGAGATACCCGGGCGCCCGTTCCATGGCAGGCAGCATGCAGTGGATGGCTCTTGTGGAGAAGGATCAGACGTTATATTTTGCCGGGCATGACGCGGAGTTCTATACATCTGAGCTGCTTGTTCAGGGCAGCCGGAAAGACAGGGGAGCCGTCACCCTTACCATGGAAAAGATGCCATTCATAAAAAAAGGAGAGGTATGGGATGCTCCGCTTACCCTGATAAAGCTGTATACCGGATCCTGGCATCATGGTGCACAGGAATACCGGGCCTGGGCACAGACATGGCGTCCGACTCATGAGAAACCCCGTTGGGTCAAGGACATGATGGGATACTTTCTGGTGATCAACAAACAGCAATATGGCAGCGAAATGTGGCATTACAGGGA includes these proteins:
- a CDS encoding PHP domain-containing protein, whose amino-acid sequence is MFSIDHDYHIHTHLSTCSGDPEQTVENITRFARQNGMHTICITDHLWDDSAPGASAWYRPQNIAHIQQSLPLPKGENPRVLFGCETEYLGGTKLGLSPEHFDLFDFIIVPLNHFHMVDFVRPSSYDTPEKIADLLLTRMEEVAKLPLPWHKIGIAHPTCSLVFREGNEADVYRAMDPERLASAMKTFADKGAGIELNSSSFSGNWRQHENEHLKIYRAARDTGCKFYCGSDSHKPKALSRTFRNLPVVIELLGLKDEHVFHIA